The Synechocystis sp. PCC 6714 genome includes the window TCATCGTTCTCGGTTTGTACGCATTGCCCACCCGCCCATTATGCTGGGGGTCACAGTGGTTTCCCTCACGGGTATAGTTGGTTATCGGTTTTACAACCAACCCCAACTCAGTGTTGGCACCGAATCTCCCTACACCATCTATGCCCCTAAAGATGGTAGTTTTGTCGACGAAAGAACCACAGAAGAAAAGCGCAAAGAAGTGCGGGCCGGCACTATTCCCCGTCTGCAAAGAGATAGCGAATTAACCGCTCAATTAAAACAACAAAGAAGTCAGTATTTAGATTCTATTAACCAGTTACGTTATCTGGCGGGTACTTTTCCCTATCTGGATACCAATACTTTAACCCTAGAGCAACAACATCTGCTTCGCAGTCTGGATGAGGGGGAATGGCGACTGCTGGAAAGCTATCTTAACAACGGTGAACCTCTACCCACAGCCTCACCCCAGTTGGCCAAACTACAACAACTATTTGATCAGCAAAAGACTGCCAATTCTCCGGAAACCATAGGGGTTTTGCTGGCGGATATTCGTGCGGCTCGGGAACGATATAGTCGGGTATCCACCCGTTTGGCTGAGCTCAAAGCCGATCGCCAAATTACTAATAATCAGATAGCGGCATTGATGCTGGATGTGCCCACTTGGCAAACCACCCAACAAACCATCATCCAAGTTCATGACCGCATTCTCACCCAGGGGCTACCGGCGGGCATCACAGCTCCCCTGCTGGGAGAAACCCTACAACTACACTTGCGTAATATTCTGCCTCCCCAGGCCCATCGGGTGGCGGAGGATAGTTTGAAAAATTTACTGGGGGATAAGTACAATCTCACTGTTGATAAGGAAGCCACTAAAAATTTGGCGGAAAAAGCCGTATTGGCGATGGAAACCGTCAAAGTTTCAGCCGAAAAAAACAGTGTAATTGTGCGAGCAGGGGAAACCATTACCCAGGAACAGTTTGTGCTGCTGGACGGCTATGGCCTAAGTCAAAGACAGGTTAACTGGCAAGGACTATTGCACACGGCCGGATTGGTGGGGGGAGCCTTAGTCATCTTCTGTGGAGTCAGTCGTCGTATCCATCGACCGCTACGACGGCGAGACCATATTCTGCTCTGCATGTTGAGCATCAGTACGCCAATTCTATTTTTACTTGATCCCATATACAACAATTTGCCCGCCATTAGTCTACTCACTAGTAGTTTTTATGGACCTACCTTGGCAATTACCCAGGTGGTCTTAGTGGGGGGACTCTCCGCTTTTGCCATGGAGTCAATTGTTTGGGAATATTTACTGGCTGGGGGAGCGGCAGCCCTATTGGCGGGGATGATTGCCAGTAAGTTACGTTCCCGGGATGAGTTGGCCCTACTGGGGTTGGGGGTAGGCACGACCCAGGGAGTCGTCTATTTGTTCACATATTTGATTATCAATGCTTCGGCCGTCACCATTATTTGGTATACTGCGTTGCCCAGTGCCATTGTCTATGGCCTAGTGGGCCTAGCCTGGAGTGCTATGGCGATCGGCGTTTCCCCCTATCTAGAAAGACTGTTTGACGTGGTTACCCCCACCCGCTTGGTGGAATTGAGTAATCCCAATTGTCCGTTGCTGCAAAGATTAGCAAAGGAAGCCCCCGGCACCTTCCAACACACTCTGTTCGTGGCCTGCTTAGCCGAGTCAGCGGCAAGGGAATTGCGCTGTAACGTCGAATTGGTCAGGACTGGGACCCTTTACCATGACATTGGCAAAATGCACGACCCCCTGGGATTCATCGAAAATCAGATGGGGGGCCCCAATAAACACGATGAAATTAATGATCCCTACGTCAGTGTGGACATAATTAAGAAACATGTTTCTGAGGGACTGGTTATGGCCCGGAAATATGGCTTACCCCAAGTGGTGCGGGATTTTATTCCGGAACATCAAGGACAAATGCTAATTTCCTATTTTTATATTCAGGCTAAGGAAGCAGCGGAAAGAGCCGGGGAGCCACCGGTGGATGAGGGAGAGTTTCGTTACGCAGGCCCTATCCCCCAATCTCGGGAAACGGGCATTGTTATGCTGGCGGACAGTTGTGAGGCGGCGTTACGTTCTTTGGGGGAAGCGAATCCGGAAACGGCCATGGCCATGGTTAACCGCATTTTTAAGGCACGTTGGCGGGACAATCAGTTGCAGGATAGTGGTTTGAAATATGAAGAACTACCCATCATTGCCGATGTGTTTGTGCGGGTATGGCAACAGTTCCATCATCAGCGTATTGCTTACCCCAAAGCGGCATTGGACGTACAGGTGACTAGTCCTTCTACCACACGATTCTAGATTTCGTTGAGATCAAAGATTGATCTCAAATGGGCCCATGGCTCCAGGGTCTAGAGTCTCGGGTTTATTAGCCAGGACGTCAATTGATAAGTTTAAATTATTAAAAGAGTTGGTAAATTTGAGGCAATTTTTTTCACCAAAATACTACCTCTTGATTGGATATTGCATAAACTTAAGAGTATGGTCTTTTTCGGGAAAATAGTTTTATATCTATAACCCTTAACAGAGGCAATATAATGTCAAATCCTTTGTCTTCAGGCTATTGTAAGCATTTCGTGGGACTATACCCAGTGGATTTTTCCAAATTTTTTCAGTAGTCCGGTGGCAATAAAGATAATCACCATAGAGCAGAAACTATGAACAAGTTTGAACCGAAACAGTCTCAGCCGAAGATAGATATCCAGCCTGGGTGGGCAATTCATGTGTATGACAAAAGTCGGCGTTTACTGTTTGTGCTAGATCCATCCCATGCCTGGCTTTTTTTGTTGGGTTGCGGTGTTGGTTTACTGCTTTCTCTGACTTGGATTAATCTTGCCCATAAGAGTTCTCCGGTAGATAATGCCCCCACTCAGGGCGCCCCCTCTTGGCAGGTTGATTAGACAATTGTCCATTCAAGAGAACGAATAAAGGTATCATGCATGTCGATTAATGGCAGCGGTGTAGAGGGAAATTTTGGGATAGGATTTGCCTGCAATGGATGGTAATCGTCAACTAAAAGTAAAACTTATCATTTGAATTGGAAATTACTTAGCAGATCCAGGGAGACAGTCGCAAAATTGGGCGGATTTGCATATAGACTTTAGTTTATAGATTTACAGGCATAGATTTTGTTGTCTTAATAGACCTTTGTCTATGAAAGGCGATGCGCCCCGGTGATGTTTTTCCGCTCTCAATAGGGATCGATAGCGATAATCAGAGGGTTTCTTTGCCTCTGGGGAGATCAAGCAAGCTACTGAGGATTCGAGACGGAGCTTTACTACCCCAATCCCCATAAATTTCAACCAAGGAGACAATTTACATTATGGATTTTTTATCCCACTTTTTAACGGATTTTGTTGGACAGTTGCAGTCCCCAACCCTAGCCTTTTTGATTGGGGGGATGGTTATTGCCGCCCTTGGTACCCAATTGGTAATTCCAGAGGCGATTTCTACGATCATCGTCTTTATGTTGCTCACTAAGATTGGCCTGACCGGGGGCATGGCAATTCGCAACTCCAACTTAACGGAAATGCTCCTGCCGATGATATTCTCCGTAATATTGGGAATTCTAATTGTATTCATCGCCCGTTTTACCCTGGCTAAACTTCCCAATGTTAAAACCGTGGATGCCCTTGCCACTGGTGGCTTGTTTGGGGCAGTTAGTGGTTCTACGATGGCCGCCGCCCTAACTACGTTGGAAGAATCAAAAATTTCCTACGAAGCTTGGGCTGGTGCCCTCTATCCTTTTATGGATATTCCTGCCCTAGTAACGGCGATCGTAGTGGCCAATATTTATCTCAATAAGAAGAAGCGTCGTGCCGCGGCCGCCATTGAGGGATCTTTAAGCAAGCAACCCGTTGCCGCAGGGGATTATGGCGATCAGCAGGATTATCCTCGTACCCGCCAGGAGTATTTGAGCCAGCAGGAACCGGAGGATAATCGGGTCAAGATCTGGCCGATCATCGAAGAAAGTTTACAAGGTCCCGCCCTGTCAGCCATGTTATTAGGTCTTGCCCTTGGCATATTTACCAAGCCGGAAAGTGTCTATGAAGGTTTCTATGATCCTCTTTTTCGAGGCCTACTTTCTATCTTGATGCTCATTATGGGGATGGAGGCTTGGTCCAGAATTGGCGAACTACGTAAAGTAGCTCAATGGTATGTGGTCTATAGCCTGGTAGCTCCGATAGTGCACGGGTTTATTGCCTTTGGTCTTGGTATGATTGCCCACTACACTACGGGATTCAGCCTGGGCGGTGTCGTAGTTTTAGCAGTCATCGCCGCTTCTAGTTCTGATATCTCCGGCCCCCCCACCTTGCGAGCCGGTATCCCGTCGGCCAATCCCTCTGCTTATATTGGTGCATCCACCGCTATCGGTACTCCCATTGCCATCGGCGTGTGCATACCGCTTTTCATTGGGCTTGCCCAGACCCTTGGTGCAGGTTAATCCCCAACAGGTTATGGTCTTTCAGTACTCCCTTGACCGAACAGACCAAAAAGATTAACTTACATACTTCTAGGAGATAAACAAAATGGCTAAACCAGCTAATAAACTCGTCATCGTCACGGAAAAGATTCTACTGAAGAAAATTGCCAAAATCATTGACGAATCAGGTGCCAAAGGATACACAGTCATGAATACCGGTGGCAAAGGTAGCCGTAACGTGCGCTCGTCGGGTCAACCTAATACTTCTGACATTGAGGCCAATATCAAGTTCGAAATATTAACTGAAACCCGGGAAATGGCTGAAGAAATTGCTGATCGAGTTGCCGTCAAGTATTTTAATGATTACGCTGGCATCATCTACATTTGCAGCGCAGAAGTACTTTATGGTCACACGTTCTGTGGACCCGAAGGCTGCTGAATTAATTAAAGAAAACTAGGCTTGTTTCTATTCCGGCAACCGTATTCAAAACAAAACTGTTCTTGGGCGGTTGCTTTTTTGTTTTTTTCTCCAGGGGATTGTAGCTCTATTTCAACTGTTTAGAGAGTCACCATGTTTTTCGATCTTTTCAGTGCGACCTAAACCTACCGGCAAATCCTAGATAAAATGGTAGCCGACTACAAGCAGGATAAATTATCAGAAAAATGGTTCTAAAATCCCGTCCCTATTGCACTTTAACCTTTGCTTACAATAGGCCAGAGCTGTAGTTTTGAGTTTGACAACAGAATAGCTCAATTAACTTTGTTGTTGCCATCATACAAAAATCTAGCCCCGGCCCACTGCAACTTATCCCTTAGAGTTTTGTAAAAAGAGTAGCTTTCCCGTAGGAGGATAAATTGGGCTGCTCGATGGGCCATCCACACCCCTACCCTTTGTCCTGGCCAAACGCCTGTAGCCAGAGAACCATCAGTCCAGAGTTTAGTATTCAACTCAAAATCCCCCAGGGGCCAGATATTCACCGACGAGCCGGGGGGAATGACAATGGGACGACTGGATAAGCTCAGGGGACAAATGGGAGTAATGACAATGGCATCCATGCCAGGGTGCAAAATGGGGCCGTTAGCGGAGGAAGTGTAGCAAGTGGATCCCGTCGGGGTGGCGACTAAAAGACCGTCGCACTGATACTGATCAATTAACTCCCCATCCACCTCCACTTCTATGATGGCGGTGGGCATGCGGTCAATGCTGGCGGGCTTGATGCACATTTCGTTCAAGCAATAGTAAGTTTCCCCAACCATCTGGGGATCCCGGCGATCGCCTTCAAATAGACTAGCCGCTAACATCATGCGCTGGGAAACAGCATAACGGTCTTGACTAAGGCGGTCCCACACCGCTTGGGTATCTTTAAATAAGTCAAAGGGTTCCGTCAAAAAACCCAGATGTCCCCCTACATTGACGGACAGAATAGGGATACCTTCCGGGGATAAATGTCTGGCCGCCGCTAGGGTAGTGCCGTCCCCCCCCAAAACCAGGGCCAAATCGATTTTCTCCGTGGCGGAAGCTAAAAACACTGGATAGGGATTATCTTTAACGCCGCTGGGGCCCATCAACACCTTACAGCCCCTTGCTTCCAACTCCTTTGCACAATGTTCTGCATAGGTTTTACTTTCTGGATGCCCGGCTTTATGGGCGATAATCACCTGTTTTAGTTCCACAATGGGGCCTCATAGTGGGCATGGGTTAGTTAACTTTCAGCACTTTCCGCTGTAGTCGCCGCAGTTTCTTCGATCGCCGGAGGGGAAGTAGTTTGTTTTTCCTTTTTCTTCCGTTCTGCTTCTGCGGCATCTTCCAACACCTTGAGCAGTTGGTCGACTTTTTCGAGGTTACTACGGTACAAGTCTAGATCCTTAACTACTTTATCGAGGGATAGGCCCAACAGTTCCGATAGCTTAGTGAGGTAAGCTTGACGTTTTTCGTCATTTTCCTTCACTTCCGGATCCCGATCCGCCAGTAGGGTATAAAGACCAATGGTAAATAGACGGCTGTATTTAAACTTGTGGCGCTGATGAATGCCGGTAAGGGTATTGAGGAGAAGATTATCCCCGGACGGTTGCTCACTGGCGGCGGCGGTTACCCAGGCATCCAGACCAATGTGGTGGGCACTGGCGGCTACACTTTTGGCGTCTTGGCGCACTTGGTCGGGATTTTGATCCACCCCATGGCAGAGGGCATTGAAAATAGCAGGCAATTCTTCGGCGGGTTGATAGCCCTGCATGAAACTATCAAAGGAGGTGACGATACCTAGGGCATAGATGGGATCGTAGGCAAAGTCGATATTCACACTGAGCAAATGCATTTCCACCAATAATTCTTCGACAAAACGTCGGTAGATGGAACTAATGGGACGGCTGTAGTGGGTAAAAAATTTTCGTTTGGCTTCAGAAACAGTGCGAATTTTAGTCACAGGGCCGATTACAAAGGGGGGGATAGGACTTCTATTTTCTCCTGTTAAGCCGCCTTTGCCAACCTGGGTTGTTGCCGGAGGATGTTAATCACCGGGCATTGCTAGAATGGGACAGCCCCAGGGAAAAGACCATGCTGGATTTTCAGGCATTTATTGCCATAATTACTGCCATTTTGGTGTTTGTGACCGGAGTAGCCCTCAAATATGAAACCATCCACTTCAAAAACTACGAACTCCCTATCCCCCAATGGGCCGGACTCAGCTTCGCCGGGGTTACTTTCACGTTTGTGGTCTTGGATCAAATCCTACGGGGGTTTGTCCGACTTGAGGAAGTACAACGAAGAGATGAAGAAGTACAACGAAGAGATGAGGAAAGAAACCGCAGAGATGAGGAGGCTAGAGCACGAAAAGCAGATGCGGCACGAGCAGAGGATGAAAGAATTAGAGCTACAGAACGAGAAACTCGCCGAACTAGAATCGAAACTCGATATCGTACTGCGCTCGCCAGATTCCACCTTGACCCCAGCCAATTCCACCGAAAACAGTTAGCGGACATTTTAGCCCTCCTTGAAGAATACCGGGATACGTTGTGAAATTTTGTCACTATGCTTTTGTCGGAGCCACTGAGTCCAATTTTGGCTGTATCTCTACCAAGAATATTCCCCATGGCCTAGGCTAATTGGTGAGAAAGTTGTTCAGAATTCACGGGCTAAGTGTTAATGGTTTCTCCCATGGCTATCTGGCGATCATTGATGTTCAACAGTTTTTCCCCCCAGGAATGGGGCCGGGGCAGTGTGCTCCATCGGTTGGTCGGCTGGGGACGGGATTGGATACAGGCTAGTGTGCTTTGGCCCCATTTCGAGACATTGGGCACGGTGCTGTTGGCCATAATTTTTATAGCGGCTCCCTTCACCTCCACCACCATGTTGGGCATATTTATGCTCCTCTGTGGCGCATTTTGGGCCTTACTCACCTTGGCTGATCAGCCGGGCACAGGGCTAACCCCCATTCATATTTTGGTATTTATCTACTGGTGTATTTCGGCGATCGCCGTAGGTTTTTCCCCGGTTAAAATGGCCGCGGCGTCGGGTTTAGCCAAGTTGACAGCCAATTTATGCTTATTTCTCTTGGCGGCAAGGCTGTTTCAAAATAAAGCCTGGTTGAACCGATTGGTGACAATTATTTTGCTAGTGGGACTATTGGTGGGGAGTTACGGCCTACGGCAACAGGTGGACGGGGTGGAGCAATTGGCCACCTGGAATGACCCCACTTCCACTTTGGCGGGAGCCACTAGGGTCTATAGCTTTTTGGGCAACCCCAATCTTTTAGCCGCGTACCTTTTGCCCATGACTGGTCTGAGCCTAAGTGCTCTAATGGTATGGCGACGGTGGTGGCCCAAACTGTTGGGGACCACCATGGTGATTGTTAACCTACTCTGTCTCTTTTTTACCCAAAGCCGGGGGGGTTGGCTGGCGGTGTTGGCCCTGGGGGGAACATTTTTGATTCTTTGCTATTTCTGGTGGTTTCCCCAATTACCTAAATTTTGGCAACGGTGGTCTTTACCTTTGGCGATCGCCATTGGCTTAGGAGGCACAGCGGTGGCGTTGATTGCAGTGGAACCCATCCGCCTTCGGGCCATGAGCATTTTTGCTGGGCGGGAAGATAGTAGTAATAACTTTCGTATTAACGTTTGGGAAGGGGTAAAAGCCATGATCCTGGCCCGCCCCATTATTGGCATTGGTCCCGGCAATGAAGCCTTTAATCAGATTTACCCTTACTATATGCGGCCCCGCTTTACTGCCCTGAGTGCCTATTCTATCTACCTAGAAATTTTGGTGGAAACTGGTATTGTCGGCTTCACTTGTATGCTCTGGATTTTGCTCGTAACTGTGGGCAAAGCTCTCCAACTGATTAACCGCTGTCGTCAAACCTTAGCCCCGGAAGGTATTTGGATTATGGGCACCCTGGCGGCGATCGTCGGTTTATTAGTCCACGGCCTTGTGGATACGGTCTGGTACCGTCCCCCAGTGAGCAGTTTATGGTGGTTGCTGGTAGCCATTATTGCTGGCCAATGGGCCAGTGCCCAAGCGCAGTGGCAAACAAAGACAAAACAGTGAACCAATTTGCGCCGGATTAGCGCCCTTTCTGGCTTTTTCTCCCAACATTTTTCTAGCTCCAACCCAGGGAAGATGTTCAAATTGAGCATTTTTTTCTGAAAGCCCTTGCTAAAACAGACCACATATGCAGTTAAGCTCTAGGGCAGAGTCATTAGCCAGATTAAACCTTATTTTTTCCTAAGGTTGCTCGGTTCAGCCACCCTTTTGGGCAAGCTTGTATAAGCAGATACCGTTAACTCGGTCAACTTTTTGTTACATTTGTTTACAATTGCAAGGTAACCGCCTTGGAGGGCAATAGCAATGAAATCCGAATCCTTCGATCTCACCATTGAGCAGATGTTTGAGTTCCGTCGCATGCAGGATGCCACCGCTGACATTAGCAAGGAGCAAGCCCTGGAACTGTTAGTTCAGGCCTCCCGACTGTTGATGATTAAATCCAATGTTATCCGGGACCTGATGCGCCAAGCTCCCCTCGAACCCCTCGGCTGAGGACAAAATTAGTCCACTTTTCGGTCATTAACTATCAACATTTGACCGTCCATTTTTTAAGGAGTGAGATCACCATGATCAACAACGAAGCCTTTAACCTGTCCTTGGAGCAGAAATTTCAACTGCAGTGCTTGCAACAGGAGTATCAAGATCTAGACCGGGAGCAAACCGTCAACTACCTACTGGAAACCATGCAACAAATCATGGTGCGGGACAATCTTATCCGGGACCTAATGAAAAATTCCCTTTTGTCTTAGCAGGACCTTGGGGTTAGGCACCAAGCAGGGTAAAACTTAACGGAATTAGACATTGAACACCTTGCTTAGTTACGACGGAAAAATCCCCCATCAGCGGTAATGGTCAACGATCATCAGCAATTCTGTACTCCTCACCGTCGACTTTGTCTCTTCACCACATTGTTACTCGCTTTTCTCACTTTCAACGGGCGGCTTGCATTTGACGATGGCGTTGGGCCACTTGCCAGCATTCCGTCACCAAATTATGCCAGGGGACCAGGACACTAAACTCAACTCCCACCTGCTCCCCAGTGGCTTGAAACATTAGTTGTGTACACTTTACTTCTTCCCTAGCTTGTCGTACCCGATCAAGCAGATCCTGTTGCTGTTCCGGGGTGAGAAAAGCGATGGGTTGGCTTTCCAACAGTTGGCAAGAGCGGCTAAACCAATGCTCAAAATCTCCCAACAGCGGCTCGAGAATAGTTTTTAATAGCTCTTTTTCATCTGGTTGCTGGTTGATCATTTGATTCCAATTAGCCCGGGTTTAATAAACTTTTCTAAGAATGCTATTTACATTTGTTTATATTTTAACCAAAAGAACCAAAATTATGCCATTGGAGGACTGCTCCAGAGCAGTAGACCGATCGCCAGTTCACTGCCCCAAAGTAAGAATGTAAATAGTAGTAGCAGTAGATACATCCATGGTTGGGAGAGGGGGCGCACATCTTGGGTGTCAATGTCCGCACGAAGGCTGACCAGTTGGGTCAAGCGGTTAAAGCCGGCCACCCGCATGGGCAAGAGATAGGCCTTCTCTTTCGACTCTGTGAGGAAGTAGTATACTAGTCCGCCCTGTCCTGTGGTGCGGCATTTTAGGGCAGTGATGTCTGACCAAGGTAACTGCCAACCGGAGCGGAAAAAATGTGGGACCCAGCGGGGATAACGCACGACAATTTGGTCAGCATTAAGCACCACCTGTTCTGCCAATGCCCCTAGTAGGGCCATTAAACCCAGCCCCAGCCCAACGGCCAACAGGATTGTTAAAAGCAGATTGCCCTGGGTCAGCTGAGCCAGAATAGGCAGGGGCACCGTCAGAGCTAGGTAAAGATTAATCAGGGTAATACTAATTAGGGGAGAAATAGGGAACACTTCCTGGCGATCGCCAGTAATGATATCTAGGTTAGCTGCGGTAGAAGGTGGTTGCGGCAAAGTGGGGGGCATAGGAAAGGTTAAGAATGGTATGCTCTAGGCCAGGAAATCAGCTAGGGTTAACGGTTAAGCAATGGCCACGGGACAAACAATTTTGGTCACTGGGGGGGCGGGTTACATCGGCTCCCACGCAGTTCTAGCTCTACAACAGGCAGGCTTTGATGTTCTTATCTACGATAACCTCAGCTACGGCCACCGGGAACTAGCCCAATCCCTTGGGGCTGAATTGGTTATTGGCCACACCGGCGATCGCCAAAAACTAGACCAACTTTTTGCTACTAGGAATATTGCCGCTGTTATGCACTTTGCCGCCTTCATTGCGGTGGGGGAATCGGTGCAAAAACCTGATATGTATTATCAGAATAATGTGATGGGAACCCTTACCCTTCTAGAATCCATGCTGGAAGCGGGCATTAAAAAATTTGTTTTTTCCTCCACCTGTGCGGTTTATGGCATGCCCAAGGAAATTCCCATGACGGAAAGCCATCCCCTTGATCCCCTCAGTCCCTATGCCGCCAGTAAACGAATGGTGGAACAAATCCTGGCTGATTTTGACCAAGCCTACGGTTTAAAATCTGTCATCTTTCGCTATTTCAATGCTTCCGGCGCAGATCCCCAGGGTCGTTTAGGGGAAGACCATAACCCCGAAACCCATCTGATCCCCCTGGCCCTGTTGACGGCCCTAAAAAAACGCCCCCAACTTTCGATTTTTGGCACCGACTACGATACCCCCGACGGCACTGCCCTAAGGGATTACATCCATGTCTGCGACTTGGCGATCGCCCATGTATTAGGCCTGCAATATTTACTAAAAGGAGGGGAAAGCAACATTTTTAACCTGGGTAATGGCAACGGTTTTTCTGTACGCCAAGTGATCGAAGCCGCTAAAACCGTTACAGGATTAGATATTCCCCACCAAGAATGTCCCCGTCGTCCGGGCGATGCTCCAGTGTTAGTGGGCAGTAGTGCTAAAGCTGGGGAAATCCTCGGCTGGAATCCCCAATACCCTGATTTAAACACCATCATTGACCATGCCTGGCGGTGGCACCAAAAGCGCCATGGAAATTAAAAATTATCGGAAATGGTTTGGGAGGGAAACTCATTGGGAGGAGGAGTCAAACCATTGGTGCGACGGAACTGATTAATTTCCTTGATCAAAGCCCCCTCGGATTTTTGGCTAATCAGATAAAACTTGAATTGTTGATCCCGACTCAAATAGGCGGCGTGGGCAGCACCATTCTCCACGAGGGGACGGAAACTCTCATCGCCGGCGACGTATAACTGAAAGAAGGGCACCATGACAGCGGAACCATAGGTGTGGAGTAGGTTCGGATCGGGCAGTTTTAAACTAACCGCCTCCACTGATTCGACCACGTTTTTTATGTTGGCATCAATTTTGGAAAAATCTACGTGGGCTTGCCCTTCCATCAAGGTCAGATACTTATCACGGCTGGCTAAACGGGGAAAAGAACGGGCCTGCTCCAACACAAAGGGAGTGGCTGGATCGTAACTGCCCCCTAGTAACAACACCGGCACTGTAACCTTATGCAGTCCTGATACACCAAAGATAGCGCTGTTAACCGGATTGGCCGCGAGCACTGCCACCACTCGGGGGTCCCGGAAGTCATAATCGGACCGGGGTAGGGTTAGGGCATCACATTGCAGTAACAAGGCCGTGTTGGGTACCCCTTG containing:
- a CDS encoding DUF2605 domain-containing protein: MINQQPDEKELLKTILEPLLGDFEHWFSRSCQLLESQPIAFLTPEQQQDLLDRVRQAREEVKCTQLMFQATGEQVGVEFSVLVPWHNLVTECWQVAQRHRQMQAAR
- a CDS encoding NblA/ycf18 family protein, with product MKSESFDLTIEQMFEFRRMQDATADISKEQALELLVQASRLLMIKSNVIRDLMRQAPLEPLG
- a CDS encoding sodium-dependent bicarbonate transport family permease, with the translated sequence MDFLSHFLTDFVGQLQSPTLAFLIGGMVIAALGTQLVIPEAISTIIVFMLLTKIGLTGGMAIRNSNLTEMLLPMIFSVILGILIVFIARFTLAKLPNVKTVDALATGGLFGAVSGSTMAAALTTLEESKISYEAWAGALYPFMDIPALVTAIVVANIYLNKKKRRAAAAIEGSLSKQPVAAGDYGDQQDYPRTRQEYLSQQEPEDNRVKIWPIIEESLQGPALSAMLLGLALGIFTKPESVYEGFYDPLFRGLLSILMLIMGMEAWSRIGELRKVAQWYVVYSLVAPIVHGFIAFGLGMIAHYTTGFSLGGVVVLAVIAASSSDISGPPTLRAGIPSANPSAYIGASTAIGTPIAIGVCIPLFIGLAQTLGAG
- the galE gene encoding UDP-glucose 4-epimerase GalE; translated protein: MATGQTILVTGGAGYIGSHAVLALQQAGFDVLIYDNLSYGHRELAQSLGAELVIGHTGDRQKLDQLFATRNIAAVMHFAAFIAVGESVQKPDMYYQNNVMGTLTLLESMLEAGIKKFVFSSTCAVYGMPKEIPMTESHPLDPLSPYAASKRMVEQILADFDQAYGLKSVIFRYFNASGADPQGRLGEDHNPETHLIPLALLTALKKRPQLSIFGTDYDTPDGTALRDYIHVCDLAIAHVLGLQYLLKGGESNIFNLGNGNGFSVRQVIEAAKTVTGLDIPHQECPRRPGDAPVLVGSSAKAGEILGWNPQYPDLNTIIDHAWRWHQKRHGN
- the psb29 gene encoding photosystem II biogenesis protein Psp29; this encodes MTKIRTVSEAKRKFFTHYSRPISSIYRRFVEELLVEMHLLSVNIDFAYDPIYALGIVTSFDSFMQGYQPAEELPAIFNALCHGVDQNPDQVRQDAKSVAASAHHIGLDAWVTAAASEQPSGDNLLLNTLTGIHQRHKFKYSRLFTIGLYTLLADRDPEVKENDEKRQAYLTKLSELLGLSLDKVVKDLDLYRSNLEKVDQLLKVLEDAAEAERKKKEKQTTSPPAIEETAATTAESAES
- a CDS encoding HD family phosphohydrolase; protein product: MKAIFALRQAVVSQLKKSTPANPSPVTRAVGKASQDDTIWQKIHRSRFVRIAHPPIMLGVTVVSLTGIVGYRFYNQPQLSVGTESPYTIYAPKDGSFVDERTTEEKRKEVRAGTIPRLQRDSELTAQLKQQRSQYLDSINQLRYLAGTFPYLDTNTLTLEQQHLLRSLDEGEWRLLESYLNNGEPLPTASPQLAKLQQLFDQQKTANSPETIGVLLADIRAARERYSRVSTRLAELKADRQITNNQIAALMLDVPTWQTTQQTIIQVHDRILTQGLPAGITAPLLGETLQLHLRNILPPQAHRVAEDSLKNLLGDKYNLTVDKEATKNLAEKAVLAMETVKVSAEKNSVIVRAGETITQEQFVLLDGYGLSQRQVNWQGLLHTAGLVGGALVIFCGVSRRIHRPLRRRDHILLCMLSISTPILFLLDPIYNNLPAISLLTSSFYGPTLAITQVVLVGGLSAFAMESIVWEYLLAGGAAALLAGMIASKLRSRDELALLGLGVGTTQGVVYLFTYLIINASAVTIIWYTALPSAIVYGLVGLAWSAMAIGVSPYLERLFDVVTPTRLVELSNPNCPLLQRLAKEAPGTFQHTLFVACLAESAARELRCNVELVRTGTLYHDIGKMHDPLGFIENQMGGPNKHDEINDPYVSVDIIKKHVSEGLVMARKYGLPQVVRDFIPEHQGQMLISYFYIQAKEAAERAGEPPVDEGEFRYAGPIPQSRETGIVMLADSCEAALRSLGEANPETAMAMVNRIFKARWRDNQLQDSGLKYEELPIIADVFVRVWQQFHHQRIAYPKAALDVQVTSPSTTRF
- a CDS encoding NblA/ycf18 family protein; protein product: MINNEAFNLSLEQKFQLQCLQQEYQDLDREQTVNYLLETMQQIMVRDNLIRDLMKNSLLS
- a CDS encoding IctB family putative bicarbonate transporter produces the protein MVSPMAIWRSLMFNSFSPQEWGRGSVLHRLVGWGRDWIQASVLWPHFETLGTVLLAIIFIAAPFTSTTMLGIFMLLCGAFWALLTLADQPGTGLTPIHILVFIYWCISAIAVGFSPVKMAAASGLAKLTANLCLFLLAARLFQNKAWLNRLVTIILLVGLLVGSYGLRQQVDGVEQLATWNDPTSTLAGATRVYSFLGNPNLLAAYLLPMTGLSLSALMVWRRWWPKLLGTTMVIVNLLCLFFTQSRGGWLAVLALGGTFLILCYFWWFPQLPKFWQRWSLPLAIAIGLGGTAVALIAVEPIRLRAMSIFAGREDSSNNFRINVWEGVKAMILARPIIGIGPGNEAFNQIYPYYMRPRFTALSAYSIYLEILVETGIVGFTCMLWILLVTVGKALQLINRCRQTLAPEGIWIMGTLAAIVGLLVHGLVDTVWYRPPVSSLWWLLVAIIAGQWASAQAQWQTKTKQ
- a CDS encoding NAD(+) kinase; this translates as MELKQVIIAHKAGHPESKTYAEHCAKELEARGCKVLMGPSGVKDNPYPVFLASATEKIDLALVLGGDGTTLAAARHLSPEGIPILSVNVGGHLGFLTEPFDLFKDTQAVWDRLSQDRYAVSQRMMLAASLFEGDRRDPQMVGETYYCLNEMCIKPASIDRMPTAIIEVEVDGELIDQYQCDGLLVATPTGSTCYTSSANGPILHPGMDAIVITPICPLSLSSRPIVIPPGSSVNIWPLGDFELNTKLWTDGSLATGVWPGQRVGVWMAHRAAQFILLRESYSFYKTLRDKLQWAGARFLYDGNNKVN